Proteins encoded together in one Streptomyces sp. TLI_171 window:
- a CDS encoding methyltransferase domain-containing protein, protein MAGYTHGHHAAVLRSHRTRTAANSAGYLLGELRPGQRVLDVGCGPGTITADLAGLVGPDGRVTGIDPSAEVLGQAAALAAERGLDNLSFETADVYRLPYPDASFDVVHAHQVLQHLADPVAALREMRRVTAPGGVIAVRDADYAAMTWYPEVPELDEWLALYRAVARTSGGEPDAGRRLLSWARAAGLAEAGELVPSSGTWTYATDAERAWWSESWAERTVRSNTAATALAEGLATPADLERIAAGWPRWAARPDSWFAVLHGELLVRVS, encoded by the coding sequence ATGGCCGGTTACACCCACGGGCACCACGCCGCCGTCCTGCGCTCGCACCGGACCCGCACCGCCGCCAACTCCGCGGGCTACCTGCTGGGCGAACTGCGGCCTGGGCAGCGGGTCCTGGACGTCGGCTGCGGGCCCGGCACGATCACCGCGGACCTGGCCGGGCTGGTCGGCCCGGACGGCCGGGTCACCGGCATCGACCCCTCCGCCGAAGTGCTGGGCCAGGCCGCCGCGCTGGCTGCCGAGCGGGGCCTGGACAACCTGTCCTTCGAGACCGCCGACGTGTACCGACTGCCCTACCCGGACGCCTCGTTCGACGTGGTGCACGCCCACCAGGTGCTGCAGCACCTGGCCGATCCGGTGGCCGCGCTGCGCGAGATGCGCCGGGTGACCGCTCCCGGCGGGGTGATCGCGGTCCGCGACGCCGACTACGCCGCCATGACCTGGTACCCCGAAGTTCCGGAGCTGGACGAGTGGTTGGCGCTGTACCGGGCGGTCGCCCGGACCAGCGGCGGCGAACCCGACGCCGGCCGCCGGCTGCTGTCCTGGGCGCGGGCCGCCGGGCTGGCCGAGGCCGGCGAGCTGGTCCCGTCCTCCGGCACCTGGACGTACGCCACCGACGCCGAACGCGCCTGGTGGTCGGAGAGCTGGGCCGAGCGGACGGTGCGCTCCAACACCGCCGCCACCGCCCTGGCCGAGGGCCTGGCCACCCCCGCCGACCTGGAGCGGATCGCCGCCGGCTGGCCCCGCTGGGCCGCCCGCCCGGACTCCTGGTTCGCCGTACTGCACGGCGAACTCCTGGTTCGCGTAAGCTAG
- a CDS encoding NUDIX domain-containing protein: MAILIDTVAWVRTEGGRILCARPRGKDVFYIPGGKREGDESDLQTLAREVAEELTVAIRPDTVAHVGTYHAQAHGHPDGAVVRMACYTAEYTGTLAASSEIEEVEWFGYADRDRVPPVDQILFDDLHRDGLLK; the protein is encoded by the coding sequence ATGGCAATCCTGATCGACACGGTGGCATGGGTCCGGACCGAGGGCGGTCGCATCCTGTGCGCCCGCCCCCGCGGCAAGGACGTGTTCTACATCCCCGGCGGCAAGCGCGAGGGCGACGAGAGCGACCTGCAGACCCTCGCCCGCGAGGTCGCCGAGGAGCTCACCGTCGCCATCCGCCCCGACACCGTCGCCCACGTCGGCACCTACCACGCCCAGGCGCACGGCCACCCGGACGGCGCGGTGGTCCGGATGGCCTGCTACACCGCCGAGTACACCGGCACCCTCGCCGCCAGCAGCGAGATCGAGGAGGTCGAGTGGTTCGGCTACGCCGACCGCGACCGGGTCCCGCCGGTCGACCAGATCCTCTTCGACGACCTCCACCGCGACGGCCTGTTGAAGTAG
- a CDS encoding SpoIIE family protein phosphatase: protein MAKPGDGGGEREASGLPGRGRPPAPLGAGGGSRRLRGPALPIGGGKAGGAAARARLRGRARNQAERVARAAHTGPLPGSAPTAGHAAEPHPDGPPGPGQPARPDNGGRPGAPDSPTVEGASAPVPARGRPVRAFPGSPGDVGAPHPGARDDAAPTALHPSRRTEGGSLFDVVRVAIVILDTSGRVVLWSPAAEEMLGWPSEVLVGRAIDELIADQDQVQRTRAAIKETLRRGSWHGFAEIADRDGLPVEVEARLSLLVDGDGAPYVQAALTEAAALRAVERDLAVRDALFEQSPLGIAVLDTDLRYTAVNSTLAEMNGVPPEAHVGRTTGETLPERSADEITAIQRQVLATGEPVIDVTLASPSTARSGYRSISYSRMTDRAGRVLGISGTVMDVTERYRAVAKVEGARRRLSLLNEFGSRVGDLLDASMIAQELAGAVVPRLADYAGVILLQAVAHGDDLPRHGHDRRTSLLQLGVAAIQDSPAVETMLRHGARITFDEDSVFGRVLRSGVPEMLAGGAEPEELSFAGDPKVEAARELGVHSRLVVPLRARGIVIGLLVVSRAGYREGFDRDDLAFTVELADRAGSSLDNARLYARERTAALTLQRTLLPQQVPQPTGVEVAYRYVPGSSGTEVGGDWFDVIPLPGDRTALVVGDVMGHGLRAAATMGRLRTAVRVLAALDLAPEVVLRHVHELADDLAQGPDEALLATCVYAVFDPARRSLTVTKAGHIPPVLVVPGADAEPARSGGPLPGGAGQVLDLPSGAPLGVGGVPFESIEMEIPDGSLLALCTDGLVESRDKDLDVGLGRLVSVLEQPYASIQQACEAVLDTMEQGREPDDVALLLARLGRGRADVPTAGWTLPAEPTAVSRARRLVRGTLADWGVEEFTDTAELLVSELVTNAVRYASAPIGVRLTLGDVLLVEISDPLPDPPRERHAGAGDEGGRGLELVRRLALRWGTRAEGLGKVVWFELANSEVQLPESML, encoded by the coding sequence GTGGCGAAGCCGGGTGACGGCGGGGGAGAGCGCGAGGCGTCCGGCCTGCCCGGACGGGGGCGCCCCCCAGCCCCCCTCGGGGCCGGGGGAGGATCGCGGCGCCTTCGCGGCCCCGCGCTGCCCATAGGCGGCGGGAAGGCCGGCGGAGCCGCCGCCCGCGCCCGGCTGCGCGGCCGCGCCCGGAACCAGGCCGAGCGGGTCGCCCGCGCCGCGCACACCGGCCCGCTGCCGGGCAGCGCGCCGACCGCCGGCCACGCCGCCGAACCCCACCCGGACGGGCCGCCCGGCCCCGGACAGCCGGCCCGGCCGGACAACGGAGGCCGCCCGGGCGCCCCCGACTCGCCGACCGTCGAGGGCGCGAGCGCCCCCGTCCCGGCCCGCGGCCGCCCCGTCCGGGCCTTCCCCGGCAGCCCCGGGGACGTCGGCGCGCCGCACCCCGGCGCCCGCGACGACGCGGCGCCCACCGCCCTGCACCCCAGCCGCCGGACCGAGGGCGGCAGCCTGTTCGACGTGGTGCGGGTGGCGATCGTCATCCTGGACACCTCGGGCCGGGTGGTGCTGTGGAGCCCCGCCGCCGAGGAGATGCTCGGCTGGCCCAGCGAGGTGCTGGTCGGCCGCGCCATCGACGAGCTGATCGCCGACCAGGACCAGGTCCAGCGGACCAGGGCGGCGATCAAGGAGACGCTGCGCCGCGGCTCCTGGCACGGGTTCGCGGAGATCGCCGACCGGGACGGCCTGCCCGTCGAGGTGGAGGCCCGGCTGTCGCTGCTGGTGGACGGCGACGGCGCCCCGTACGTGCAGGCCGCGCTGACCGAGGCCGCCGCGCTGCGCGCCGTGGAGCGCGACCTCGCGGTCCGCGACGCGCTGTTCGAGCAGTCGCCGCTGGGCATCGCCGTGCTGGACACCGACCTGCGCTACACCGCCGTCAACAGCACCCTCGCCGAGATGAACGGGGTGCCGCCGGAGGCGCACGTCGGCCGCACCACCGGCGAGACCCTGCCGGAGCGCTCCGCCGACGAGATCACCGCCATCCAGCGCCAGGTGCTGGCCACCGGCGAGCCGGTCATCGACGTCACGCTGGCCTCGCCGTCCACCGCCCGCTCCGGCTACCGGTCGATCTCCTACAGCCGGATGACCGACCGGGCCGGCCGGGTGCTCGGCATCTCCGGCACCGTCATGGACGTCACCGAGCGCTACCGGGCGGTGGCCAAGGTCGAGGGGGCCCGCCGCCGGCTGTCGCTGCTGAACGAGTTCGGCTCCCGGGTCGGCGACCTGCTGGACGCCTCGATGATCGCCCAGGAGCTGGCGGGCGCCGTCGTCCCGCGGCTGGCCGACTACGCGGGGGTGATCCTGCTGCAGGCCGTCGCGCACGGCGACGACCTGCCGCGGCACGGCCACGACCGGCGGACCTCGCTGCTGCAGCTGGGCGTCGCGGCGATCCAGGACAGCCCGGCGGTGGAGACCATGCTGCGGCACGGCGCCCGGATCACCTTCGACGAGGACTCGGTGTTCGGGCGGGTGCTGCGCAGCGGCGTCCCCGAGATGCTGGCCGGCGGCGCCGAGCCCGAGGAGCTGTCCTTCGCGGGCGACCCCAAGGTCGAGGCCGCCCGCGAACTCGGCGTGCACTCCCGGCTGGTGGTGCCGCTGCGGGCCCGCGGCATCGTGATCGGCCTGCTGGTGGTCAGCCGGGCCGGCTACCGCGAGGGCTTCGACCGCGACGACCTGGCCTTCACCGTCGAACTCGCCGACCGGGCCGGCAGCTCGCTGGACAACGCCCGGCTGTACGCCCGCGAGCGCACCGCCGCGCTCACCCTGCAGCGCACCCTGCTGCCGCAGCAGGTCCCGCAGCCCACCGGCGTCGAGGTCGCCTACCGGTACGTGCCCGGCTCCAGCGGCACCGAGGTCGGCGGGGACTGGTTCGACGTCATCCCGCTGCCCGGCGACCGCACCGCGCTGGTGGTCGGCGACGTGATGGGCCACGGCCTGCGGGCCGCCGCCACGATGGGCCGGCTGCGCACCGCCGTGCGGGTGCTGGCCGCGCTCGACCTGGCGCCCGAGGTGGTGCTGCGGCACGTCCACGAGCTCGCCGACGACCTCGCCCAGGGCCCCGACGAGGCGCTGCTCGCCACCTGCGTCTACGCGGTGTTCGACCCCGCCCGGCGCAGCCTGACCGTCACCAAGGCCGGCCACATCCCGCCGGTCCTGGTGGTGCCCGGCGCCGACGCCGAGCCGGCCCGCTCCGGCGGCCCGCTGCCCGGCGGCGCCGGCCAGGTGCTCGACCTGCCCTCCGGTGCGCCGCTCGGCGTCGGCGGGGTGCCGTTCGAGTCGATCGAGATGGAGATCCCGGACGGCAGCCTGCTCGCCCTGTGCACCGACGGGCTGGTGGAGTCCCGGGACAAGGACCTGGACGTCGGACTCGGGAGGTTGGTCAGCGTGCTCGAACAGCCGTACGCCTCGATCCAGCAGGCGTGCGAGGCCGTCCTCGACACCATGGAGCAGGGCCGCGAGCCCGACGACGTGGCGCTGCTGCTGGCCCGCCTCGGCCGCGGCCGGGCCGACGTGCCCACCGCCGGGTGGACGCTGCCCGCCGAGCCGACCGCGGTCTCCCGGGCCCGCCGGCTGGTCCGCGGCACGCTCGCCGACTGGGGCGTCGAGGAGTTCACCGACACCGCCGAACTGCTGGTCAGCGAACTGGTCACGAACGCCGTCCGGTACGCCAGCGCCCCGATCGGGGTCCGGCTGACCCTCGGCGACGTGCTGCTGGTGGAGATCTCCGACCCGCTGCCCGACCCGCCCCGGGAGCGCCACGCGGGCGCCGGCGACGAGGGCGGCCGCGGCCTGGAACTGGTCCGCCGGCTGGCGCTGCGCTGGGGCACCAGGGCGGAGGGGCTGGGCAAGGTCGTCTGGTTCGAGCTGGCAAACTCGGAGGTTCAACTACCCGAGTCGATGTTGTGA
- a CDS encoding SpoIIE family protein phosphatase, which translates to MGARVGGVGPLNSFPARNATHGSSGYAAVPEQPGAPTVPASLPAGWGPGSSGTIYDYIRVATFAIGPDGRIAQWSDRAAEFFGVPAAEAVGADPITAFIPRELWQRGRARLERILAGEEWVGTAPYRDLSGAESLAEVYAMPASADGSATCLAVDLGRLRAIETDLAASEAVIGQTPTGFFLFDCDLKLQRVNAAFAASVGRSPAALQGLAPGDVFRPADADRLLLSLRKVLTGQEPVLDLRLTGPVRTDRGTSARDEEQRTWAVSLYRLTASGGRPIGVAGQVQDVTSRHIAEREAAGVRRNLALLNEASTHIGSTLDLETTAKELLDVIVPQFCDVATVDLYSVLLTGDSTPQGAHPESGELRRVAVSSVVGNAPSVLGSERGGVQVAEAGGTLCYPPRSPHARALRTGRSVVPQPGPDPLLRSTLVVPLVARDQVLGLVQLSRAIGSEPFDAREVAIAEELVARAAVCVDNARLYRREHERALILQRSLLPPGNPAASGLEIARRYLPSNNNTEVGGDWFDVIPLPGSRTALVIGDVMGRGLRAAVAMGQLRTAVRTLAMLDVDPADVLSALDEIARGLGNDDWAESGAELYLATCVYAVYDAVKQRCTFANAGHLPPVLLAPGEAARMLDVPPGLPLGVGGEPFEEVTVDLPEGAVLGLYTDGLVESRKHQLDEGLKAFRTSLTNGSDRLEELCDQVLDELNPHHGEDDIALLMAKVQALPKGSVGDWRFPSEPTSVAKAREAACGWLLERGLDELVDTSELLVSELVTNALRHGRGEIRLRLLRDRTMVCEVWDDAYAQPRQRRAQETDEGGRGLQLVSLLAERWGSRRTPKGKIVWFELAL; encoded by the coding sequence ATGGGCGCGCGGGTTGGAGGGGTCGGTCCGTTGAACAGCTTCCCGGCACGGAACGCGACGCACGGCAGCAGCGGCTACGCCGCGGTGCCGGAGCAGCCGGGTGCCCCGACGGTCCCCGCCTCGCTGCCGGCCGGCTGGGGACCGGGCTCGTCGGGCACCATCTACGACTACATCCGGGTCGCGACCTTCGCGATCGGCCCCGACGGGCGGATCGCGCAGTGGAGCGACCGGGCCGCCGAGTTCTTCGGCGTGCCCGCCGCCGAGGCGGTCGGCGCGGACCCGATCACCGCGTTCATCCCGCGCGAGCTGTGGCAGCGCGGGCGGGCCCGGCTGGAGCGCATTCTGGCCGGCGAGGAGTGGGTCGGCACCGCCCCGTACCGGGACCTCTCGGGCGCCGAGAGCCTCGCCGAGGTCTACGCAATGCCCGCCAGCGCCGACGGCTCCGCCACCTGCCTGGCCGTCGACCTCGGCCGGCTGCGCGCCATCGAGACCGACCTGGCCGCCTCCGAGGCGGTGATCGGCCAGACGCCCACCGGCTTCTTCCTGTTCGACTGCGACCTCAAGCTGCAGCGGGTCAACGCCGCCTTCGCGGCAAGCGTCGGCCGCAGCCCGGCCGCCCTGCAGGGCCTGGCCCCCGGCGACGTGTTCCGCCCCGCCGACGCGGACCGCCTGCTGCTCTCCCTGCGCAAGGTCCTCACCGGCCAGGAGCCGGTCCTCGACCTGCGGCTGACCGGCCCGGTCCGCACCGACCGCGGCACCTCGGCGCGGGACGAGGAACAGCGCACCTGGGCGGTGTCGCTGTACCGGCTGACCGCCTCCGGGGGCCGCCCGATCGGCGTGGCCGGCCAGGTCCAGGACGTCACCAGCCGCCACATCGCCGAACGCGAGGCCGCCGGGGTGCGCCGCAACCTGGCCCTGCTGAACGAGGCGTCCACCCACATCGGCTCCACCCTCGACCTGGAGACCACCGCCAAGGAACTGCTGGACGTGATCGTCCCGCAGTTCTGCGACGTCGCCACCGTCGACCTGTACAGCGTGCTGCTCACCGGCGACTCCACCCCGCAGGGCGCCCACCCGGAGAGCGGCGAACTGCGCCGGGTCGCGGTGTCCAGCGTGGTCGGCAACGCCCCGTCCGTGCTCGGCAGCGAGCGCGGCGGCGTCCAGGTCGCCGAGGCCGGCGGCACGCTCTGCTACCCGCCGCGCTCCCCGCACGCCCGGGCGCTGCGCACCGGCCGCAGCGTCGTCCCGCAGCCCGGCCCCGACCCGCTGCTGCGCTCCACCCTGGTGGTGCCGCTGGTCGCCCGCGACCAGGTGCTCGGCCTGGTGCAGCTGTCCCGGGCGATCGGCAGCGAGCCGTTCGACGCCCGCGAGGTGGCGATCGCCGAGGAGCTGGTGGCCCGCGCCGCGGTCTGCGTGGACAACGCCCGGCTGTACCGCCGCGAGCACGAGCGGGCGCTGATCCTGCAGCGCAGCCTGCTGCCCCCGGGCAACCCGGCCGCCTCCGGCCTGGAGATCGCCCGCCGCTACCTGCCCAGCAACAACAACACCGAGGTCGGCGGCGACTGGTTCGACGTCATCCCGCTGCCCGGCAGCCGCACCGCCCTGGTGATCGGCGACGTGATGGGCCGCGGCCTGCGCGCCGCCGTCGCGATGGGCCAACTGCGCACCGCGGTGCGCACCTTGGCGATGCTCGACGTCGACCCGGCGGACGTGCTCTCCGCCCTGGACGAGATCGCCCGCGGCCTGGGCAACGACGACTGGGCCGAGTCCGGCGCCGAGCTGTACCTCGCCACCTGCGTGTACGCGGTCTACGACGCGGTCAAGCAGCGCTGCACCTTCGCCAACGCCGGCCACCTCCCGCCGGTGCTGCTGGCGCCCGGCGAGGCCGCCCGGATGCTCGACGTGCCGCCCGGCCTGCCGCTGGGCGTCGGCGGCGAGCCGTTCGAGGAGGTCACCGTCGACCTCCCCGAGGGCGCCGTCCTCGGCCTGTACACCGACGGCCTGGTGGAGTCCCGCAAGCACCAGCTGGACGAGGGACTGAAGGCCTTCCGCACCTCGCTCACCAACGGCTCCGACCGGCTGGAGGAGCTCTGCGACCAGGTGCTGGACGAGCTCAACCCGCACCACGGCGAGGACGACATCGCCCTGCTGATGGCCAAGGTCCAGGCCCTGCCCAAGGGTTCGGTCGGCGACTGGCGCTTCCCGTCCGAGCCGACCTCGGTCGCCAAGGCCCGCGAGGCCGCCTGCGGCTGGCTGCTGGAGCGCGGGCTGGACGAACTGGTCGACACCTCCGAGCTGCTGGTCAGCGAACTGGTCACCAACGCGCTCCGGCACGGCCGCGGCGAGATCCGGCTGCGCCTGCTGCGTGACCGCACCATGGTCTGCGAGGTGTGGGACGACGCCTACGCCCAGCCGCGCCAGCGCCGCGCCCAGGAGACCGACGAGGGCGGCCGCGGCCTGCAGCTCGTCTCCCTGCTGGCCGAACGCTGGGGCAGCCGCCGCACCCCCAAGGGCAAGATCGTCTGGTTCGAGCTGGCGCTCTAG
- the typA gene encoding translational GTPase TypA, translated as MPTRNDIRNVAIVAHVDHGKTTLVDAMLKQAGAFAAHQHLDDRMMDSNDLEREKGITILAKNTAVKYHPKDGGAPITINIIDTPGHADFGGEVERGLSMVDAVVLLVDASEGPLPQTRFVLRKALTARLPVILCINKTDRPDARIDEVINETYDLFLDLDADEDQIEFPIVFACARDGVASLTKPENGTVPADSDNLEPFFSTILEHVPAPTYDENAPLQAHVTNLDADNFLGRIALLRVEQGELRKGQTVAWIKRDGSVQNVRISELLMTEALTRKPAEVAGPGDICAVAGIGDIMIGETLADPENPIALPLITVDEPAISMTIGTNTSPLVGKGGSGKGADAKSGAKVDRKVTARQVKDRLDRELIGNVSLRVLDTERPDAWEVQGRGELALAILIETMRREGFELTVGKPQVVTREVNGKTHEPVERLTVDVPEEHMGAVTQLMGVRKGRMDNMSNHGSGWVRMEFVVPSRGLIGFRTEFLTGTRGTGIAHSIHEGYEPWFGNLTTRNNGSLVADRSGVVTAFAMTNLQERGVLFIDPGTEVYEGMIVGENSRADDMDVNITKEKKLTNMRSSNADVAESIVPPRKLSLEQSLEFCREDECIEVTPETVRIRKVVLDAKDRGRTASRAKKG; from the coding sequence ATGCCCACGCGCAACGACATTCGTAACGTCGCCATCGTCGCCCACGTCGACCACGGCAAAACCACTCTGGTCGACGCCATGCTGAAGCAGGCCGGTGCCTTCGCCGCCCACCAGCACCTCGACGACCGGATGATGGACTCGAACGACCTGGAGCGCGAGAAGGGCATCACCATTCTCGCGAAGAACACCGCGGTCAAGTACCACCCCAAGGACGGTGGCGCGCCGATCACCATCAACATCATCGACACCCCCGGCCACGCCGACTTCGGCGGTGAGGTCGAGCGCGGCCTGTCGATGGTGGACGCCGTCGTCCTGCTGGTCGACGCCTCCGAGGGCCCGCTGCCGCAGACCCGCTTCGTGCTGCGCAAGGCGCTCACCGCGCGGCTGCCCGTCATCCTGTGCATCAACAAGACCGACCGTCCGGACGCCCGGATCGACGAGGTCATCAACGAGACCTACGACCTGTTCCTGGACCTGGACGCGGACGAGGACCAGATCGAGTTCCCGATCGTCTTCGCCTGCGCCCGCGACGGCGTGGCCTCGCTGACCAAGCCGGAGAACGGCACCGTGCCGGCCGACTCCGACAACCTGGAGCCGTTCTTCTCCACCATCCTGGAGCACGTCCCGGCCCCGACCTACGACGAGAACGCCCCGCTGCAGGCGCACGTCACCAACCTGGACGCCGACAACTTCCTCGGCCGCATCGCGCTGCTCCGGGTCGAGCAGGGCGAGCTGCGCAAGGGCCAGACGGTGGCCTGGATCAAGCGGGACGGCTCGGTCCAGAACGTCCGGATCTCCGAGCTGCTGATGACCGAGGCGCTCACCCGCAAGCCGGCCGAGGTGGCCGGCCCCGGTGACATCTGCGCCGTCGCCGGCATCGGCGACATCATGATCGGCGAGACCCTGGCCGACCCCGAGAACCCGATCGCGCTGCCGCTGATCACGGTGGACGAGCCGGCCATCTCGATGACCATCGGCACCAACACCTCGCCGCTGGTCGGCAAGGGCGGCTCCGGCAAGGGCGCGGACGCCAAGTCCGGCGCCAAGGTGGACCGCAAGGTGACCGCCCGTCAGGTGAAGGACCGCCTGGACCGCGAGCTGATCGGCAACGTCTCGCTGCGCGTGCTGGACACCGAGCGCCCGGACGCCTGGGAGGTGCAGGGCCGCGGTGAGCTGGCGCTGGCCATCCTGATCGAGACCATGCGCCGCGAGGGCTTCGAGCTGACCGTCGGCAAGCCGCAGGTGGTCACCCGCGAGGTCAACGGCAAGACCCACGAGCCGGTCGAGCGCCTCACCGTGGACGTGCCCGAGGAGCACATGGGCGCCGTCACGCAGCTCATGGGCGTCCGCAAGGGCCGGATGGACAACATGTCCAACCACGGCTCGGGCTGGGTCCGGATGGAGTTCGTGGTGCCGTCCCGCGGCCTGATCGGCTTCCGTACCGAGTTCCTCACCGGCACCCGCGGCACCGGCATCGCGCACTCGATCCACGAGGGCTACGAGCCGTGGTTCGGCAACCTGACGACCCGTAACAACGGTTCGCTGGTCGCCGACCGCTCCGGCGTGGTCACCGCCTTCGCGATGACCAACCTGCAGGAGCGCGGCGTGCTGTTCATCGACCCGGGCACCGAGGTGTACGAGGGCATGATCGTCGGCGAGAACTCGCGGGCCGACGACATGGACGTGAACATCACCAAGGAGAAGAAGCTCACCAACATGCGTTCCTCGAACGCAGACGTGGCCGAGTCCATCGTGCCGCCGCGCAAGCTCTCGCTGGAGCAGTCGCTGGAGTTCTGCCGCGAGGACGAGTGCATCGAGGTGACCCCGGAGACCGTGCGCATCCGCAAGGTCGTCCTGGACGCCAAGGACCGCGGCCGCACGGCCTCGCGGGCCAAGAAGGGCTGA
- a CDS encoding ABC transporter substrate-binding protein, producing the protein MRGASQAKWVVAAVAVALAATACGSSNSSGGSSGGGDAVNAQGVFSYQSSEPQNPLQPANAMEVGGGRIIKSLFKGLVDYDPSNGQLRNQVAEKIETNDAQNYTVTLKSGWTFHDGTPVTAASFVDAWNWSANVKNNQINSDWFSDIQGYTDVHPDAGDPKAETMSGLKVVDDTHFTIALNGPVSYFEYKLGYTAFSPLPKVFFTDPAKYGQAPIGNGAYKFVSWEHNKAVTVAAYDKYAGIDKPKNAGIVFKNYSQAEAAYKDLVSDNLDVLDQVDPSDLASYKNDLGDRAVDQAQGAIQSISFSLYAADWKPENLAKVRQGLSMAIDRDTITKTVLNGSRQPANSWVAPGAMGYKDNTCGEACTYNPEKAKQLVTEGGGVPGNKITVLYNADGGHKEWVDAVCNSIRQATGVECTGDAKPDFKTSRDLIKNKKVDGLMRTGWVQDYPLNANFLRDVYGTGAAANDAGYSSPEFDKLAAEADKATTVEKTAELYQQAEAQLAKDMPAIPLWYYKTTAGYSKNVQNVKYDSFGDPVFTQVEVKQK; encoded by the coding sequence ATGCGCGGTGCCAGCCAGGCCAAGTGGGTTGTCGCAGCCGTTGCGGTCGCCCTCGCAGCTACCGCTTGCGGCAGCAGCAACTCCTCCGGCGGCAGCTCGGGCGGCGGCGACGCGGTCAACGCTCAGGGCGTTTTCAGCTACCAGAGCAGCGAGCCGCAGAACCCGCTCCAGCCGGCCAACGCCATGGAGGTCGGTGGCGGTCGCATCATCAAGTCCCTGTTCAAGGGTCTGGTCGACTACGACCCCAGCAACGGTCAGCTGCGCAACCAGGTCGCCGAGAAGATCGAGACCAACGACGCGCAGAACTACACCGTCACCCTGAAGTCGGGCTGGACCTTCCACGACGGCACCCCGGTGACCGCCGCGTCCTTCGTGGACGCGTGGAACTGGTCGGCCAACGTCAAGAACAACCAGATCAACTCCGACTGGTTCTCCGACATCCAGGGCTACACCGACGTCCACCCGGACGCGGGCGACCCGAAGGCCGAGACCATGTCCGGTCTGAAGGTCGTCGACGACACCCACTTCACCATCGCCCTCAACGGCCCGGTGTCGTACTTCGAGTACAAGCTCGGCTACACGGCCTTCTCGCCGCTGCCGAAGGTGTTCTTCACCGACCCGGCGAAGTACGGCCAGGCCCCGATCGGCAACGGCGCCTACAAGTTCGTCTCGTGGGAGCACAACAAGGCGGTCACCGTCGCGGCGTACGACAAGTACGCGGGCATCGACAAGCCGAAGAACGCCGGCATCGTCTTCAAGAACTACTCGCAGGCCGAGGCCGCCTACAAGGACCTGGTCTCCGACAACCTGGACGTGCTGGACCAGGTCGACCCGAGCGACCTCGCCTCCTACAAGAACGACCTGGGCGACCGCGCCGTCGACCAGGCCCAGGGCGCGATCCAGTCGATCTCGTTCTCGCTGTACGCCGCCGACTGGAAGCCGGAGAACCTGGCCAAGGTCCGTCAGGGCCTGTCCATGGCGATCGACCGCGACACCATCACCAAGACGGTGCTCAACGGCTCCCGCCAGCCCGCCAACTCCTGGGTCGCCCCGGGCGCCATGGGCTACAAGGACAACACCTGCGGCGAGGCCTGCACCTACAACCCGGAGAAGGCCAAGCAGCTGGTCACCGAGGGTGGCGGCGTCCCGGGCAACAAGATCACCGTCCTGTACAACGCCGACGGCGGCCACAAGGAGTGGGTGGACGCGGTCTGCAACTCCATCCGCCAGGCCACCGGTGTCGAGTGCACCGGCGACGCCAAGCCGGACTTCAAGACCTCGCGCGACCTGATCAAGAACAAGAAGGTCGACGGTCTGATGCGCACCGGCTGGGTGCAGGACTACCCGCTGAACGCCAACTTCCTGCGTGACGTCTACGGCACCGGCGCCGCGGCCAACGACGCCGGCTACTCGAGCCCCGAGTTCGACAAGCTGGCCGCCGAGGCGGACAAGGCCACCACCGTGGAGAAGACCGCCGAGCTGTACCAGCAGGCCGAGGCCCAGCTGGCCAAGGACATGCCGGCCATCCCGCTCTGGTACTACAAGACCACCGCCGGTTACTCGAAGAACGTGCAGAACGTGAAGTACGACTCCTTCGGTGACCCGGTCTTCACCCAGGTCGAGGTCAAGCAGAAGTAA